The segment tggggaatgtgtaataaagggattatctatctttgtaaacaataatatttgtggagtagactgtccctttaactatgctaattaatatatatatatatatatatatatatatatatatatatatatatcctacagaGTATGCAGCAGAAGAAATGAGCAGCTGTTGTACAGGATCCTTATTCAGCACAATCAAGTAATAGTCTCCAGATGGTTGTGTTTGAACTCTGCTTGCCAGATGACAGTGTAAACAAGTTCTGCCCTCAATACCTTCCGGAACTCTGCTCTTTACAATTAATTTGTGCAAACATAAGTTTTTATctcttgagatttttttttaacttgtttcttTCCATAGAAACATAATGAAAGTATGACCGGGGGAGCAGTTCACAAGTCCTGGCATCATTTCCATATGGGGCTTAACTATTTGAATATGTAATGTGTATTGTTAACTATACTTCCATCATACCcctaaaatctattttaaaggcacactgtacccaaaaaatttctttcgtgattcagattgagcatgaaattttaagtaactttactcctattatcaaagtttcttgattctcttggtatctttatttgaaatgcaagaatgtaagtttagatgccggcccatttttggtgaacaacctgggttgtccttgctgattggtggataaattcatccaccaataaaaagtgctgtccagagtactgaaaccaaaaaaaaaaacttagatgccttctttttcaaataatgatagcaagagaacgaagaaaaattgataataggagtaaattagaaagttgattaaaattgcatgctctttctgaattacaaaagaaaaaaatttgggttcagtgtccctttaaggcatttgaTTCCCCAGTACAAAACCATACATACACAAAGGGCTAAATCAATTACAAAaagaaagtgtgtgttgtatgtggggAGACACTGTGGAGTAACCATTAGACTATAGTACAGATCCCAGACACAATTACTTTGATGGATGCATTATTGCCTGCTTCCTTTGAATTGGCTGTCCTGATGTTCAATGAAGGAAATTAAAAGGGCTGACAGTACGTCTACAGCTAGTACACTATTCCAGCAGAGTAAACCAATTACACTATTCTCCCCAAATAACTTCCACAAATTAGGAGCCAGATGTATATGTTCTTCATATAACAATTCTTATACTGAAAACTTTTACAAAACATGTCATAGTCCTGGCTACTGATGTCTATGTCCTGCTGGATAGATTATGTGAGATTCTCTTAATAAATACGATGAGACCCAAACCTAACAGACTGAAAAACTATATCTtactctgaattaaaaaaaaaatattgaactaaAAAGCTATAGCTAACCCCTTAATTAACCAATTAGATTTAAAAGCTACAGCTAACTCTTGAAATGCGTTTGTGTATATCAGCAAATAACCTAACTTGTCTTTGTTGCACTAAATGCACAATTAACCATTTCCACGTAAACTGACTCAGAGATCATCCTGAGCGACCACACGACTAtaataaatatggtaaaaaaaaatattttacccatCCTCCATTACTCTGTAGCCAGTCTCTGTGCTCCTCAGTCAAGAAGTAACTCAGCACCTCGGCCAGCTCCTTGGGGGTCCCAGCATTGTGGTCTCTCTTCTTTTGCGTTAAGATCCCAGCGAAAACGATAAGTGACACCACTCGCCCCCAATTAAGCCCCCCATTCTCGGGCAACTGGGCTGCCACAGATTTTAGTATTTCCCGAGGGTCCCCATGGATCTTCTCACAGGATTCGAAGAAGGAGTGGTTAGAGCTGAGCATTTCCCCAGCTACCCTGCGCAGTGTCCGCGCTGCGGGGCTCAGGGCTTGCTGCTCTCCTGCGCACACGCCGCACAGGCAGTGCTGTAAGTAATTCTCCAGTAGCTCAGATGTCTCCTGCTTGATGTGGTCAGACATGGTTAAAAGAATCTATGTACGAGTTACTCAATGTAGACACAGACAACAAAAACACGCCCCACAATTCACTTCCAAACCCCTGCTATGACGTAAGATTAGGTCCTGCCCTTTTAAAATCCGTGAATGAATGGCATTGCCATTTGCCATTTAGCAGTGCATGGTACACATATATTCTACATTAGTCAGCCTGCAATGCTTTACTGCTTTTGTGAGATgtgtggtttttatttattttttaaactaattcctAATCTAATCTCGTTCCCTTCCCTGCTGACCTCACCGGATGTGAGTGTAACATACCGAAAGAGCAGACAATATAATGAGATAAGAAAATGCCATTGATATTATTTCCAGAAGAGGCAGCCAATTGTGTTAGTGATTAGATTAGCTGAGCTTGAAGCTGTATTGTAGTGTGTGAATGTAATGCGTGAACGTAtcgacttttttttttacaattatattaggaTTCAGGCTGGTCTGGTGGTTTATAAAGAAAGAAACCAGTTAAGTATATGTGTAGCTACAAGAGTCTAATTAGTATTAGCCAATTAACTAGAGTGTCTTCATTGTTATAATGTACAACACGTTATGTAATTAGTCGGGAGTTCTGACTGGGCAAACCCTATATTGATTGTTCTTTAGAAACAGGATTGCTTTTTTTTCAGATGACGTACAGGACGCTCTGTTCCTGTTTATTTGTACAGTAAGTAACTAGGAAACTTACATTACACACATTTCTCACGTCTGTCTTATTTTTAACCCGTTAAAAGCAATTTGTGCAATATAAGTTTAGCCATGCTATAGTATTTGCGTGATTGCATCCTAATGTTTGTAGTTTCATTGTATATTCTGAATTTATGTCTGTGATGTGCATCTGATGAGATGCTTGTGAGAACTGTACATCATGGTATGTAAGTGCTTAAAGTGAAgctccattttgatgaattagtgcccggtttttaataaacctaataaaaacaagggcactttaattcatcaaaattgacatttcaatgttttcttcaaaaacttaccttttaaagtgaaggtaaagtttttgcaGCCATCAATCGTATTCATAATTCTTTCACTAACTTAAATCAAGTCGCtagcttttttttctatttttttttttttattaatttatgtaattttatatctatatttttcttACAGTTCCCTTCCGATTCTCCTCCCATTCACCATTTCCTGGTTTTGGATActatgacgtatagagcggtcccacccgctctatacgtatctactCAGTTCGTGCACATTGAGCCTCGATAAACCGCGCATGCGCATCATTTTTAGActtctttgcgcatgcgttaatcgcggttGATGCGGTCAAAACTATGCCTACAATAACTAGtggataatgcgcatgcgcaaaacgtgaACGCGCACGCTTGAGAACTGCGATGTAAAAAATGTTACGCATGCGCATCAGGAACCATACCAGGATGAcgtaaattgacggccgcctaacggccaaagaatcaattggatggCTGAACAACGTGatcgtttataaaaaaaaaaaaaaaattacgggttgattttcggcTAGCCGAGTTGATGACAATAATATAGGATATCGTTGGTAATATAAAGATTTCGAgattttgataaatgaaagtgatatttatttGGATGAatatgttacatttatttagaaTAGAACCTTtttatttaccttcactttaatcctgacagccgctccagcacttcctccgcccgtcgcaagccgtcttcgcgggtccaaaatgagtaatccagcttcctccaatcacagcgttgcatcaggccaagattcccccgggggaagctgtgattggaggaagcatgattcgtcatttctgacatctgcagaggcttccgacggccggtggAATCGCAGGAGCGGCATTCAGGATGAaaaggcactaattcatcaaaatggacctttactttaaagggatactgaacccaaattttttctttcatgattcagatagagcagggttcttcaaactttttgccATGATACCACAAACCTCTgccaccctatttttatgcttggtttaAAAACATTAGTAATATACAActtgatagctgcaatttttggcaaagtgactaaaatatgtgtgtactttattcctgattgtagtcaaacttagctagggttagtgcagtgattcataactatcccagttAAGAATCACTGCACTAattctagctaagcttataagctgtgtaaacagtGATGCtgtggcgtaaagggaatctgctgaaaagcagacgaagtaaaaaagtgtgtcattgtgaaacTGATTTGCATATCTTACGCAGAATCCTtttctgcattggaaacaatgtaattcagaggttttctgtgggaaaaacaagccttctggcctgtctagatttgttaatgaactacacaatgagttactttctctatattttgtgcatagtggaggattttaaactcactttttacctccccctaattttaaatgttaatataatatatatatatatatatatatatatatatccttcaaaaggccaagtgtgttcgtccgaagctgtcatgtgcagtagagacagcacaaggacaaacacacctggccttacagtccctacctgatctgccgtgcaagcagaagtgggcgtggttgggcgtggccgagtgtgaagggggcgtggaggtctgtgaagggggcgtggtcgagcgTAAAGGTCCATGAAGGGGGCGGGGCGGGGCGGGGCGGGGCAGGGCGGGCCCGTCAAAGGCCgtgcagactgagagctcaaaacagctcaaaagaggggagagagggggtagggaaaaacataagaaaggtgagagagagatcaagaggggagataaagagggcaaaagagagggagagagacagcaaaagagagggggagggagagcaaaagaaaggggagagagagatcaaaagaggggagaaatagagaggtgggaaagagagagggggagaaagagagagagagggggagaaagagagagggggagaaagagaaagggggagaaagagagagagggggggaaagagggggagagagagagggggagaaagagagaggggggaaagagggggagagagagagggggagaaagagagagggggagaaagagagagggggaaagagagagaggggggaaagaggggagagagagagagagggagagaaagagagagggggagaaagagaaagggggagaaagggagaaagagagaggggggaaagagagagagggagagagagagaggggggaaagagagagaggggggaaagaggggagagagagagagagggagagaaagagagagggggagaaagagaaagggggagaaagggagaaagagagaggggggaaagagagagagggagagagagagaggggggaaagagagagaggggggaaagggggagagagagagagggggagaaagagagagagggggagaaagagagagagggggagaaagagagagagggggagaaaggaagAGAAGGAAGATGAGGGGAGAAAGAGTGAGAGGATGAGAGGTGGAGGGgtgagtgaaagagaggggggagaaaaagagagggagagaaagagagagggggaaaaagagagagagaagggggacgagagagaggggagaaagagagagaggggggaaagagaggtagaggggtagagagagaggtagaggggtagagagagaggtagaggggtagagagagagggagaaagagagggggaggatagagagagggggaggggagggagagggggatgatggggggagagggggaagatggggggagggggggaagatagagagagggggggagggggaggatagagagagggggggaggggggaagatagagagagggggggaggatagagagagggggggaggggggaagatagagagagggggggagggggaggatagagagaggggggaggatagagagagggggggaggggggaggatagagagggggggaggggggaggatagagagagggggaggggggaggatagagaaagggggaggggggaggatagggagtgggggaggggggaggatagggagagggggagggagagggggagggagagggggaagatggggggaggggggaggatagagagagggggaggggggaggatagagagggggggaggatagagagagggggaggggggaggatagagaggggggagagagagcaaaagagagggggagagagagaaaggggagagggggggggagagagagaaaggggagagagggggggagacagagagaaggggagagagagggggggagagagggggggagagagagaggggggagagagagaggggagagatagaggggagagagagaagggggagacagagagggagggagggagagagagagggagagagagaagggggagacagagagggagggagagagaagggggagagagaggggaggagacagagagaaggggggagagagagagagagaggggggggagagagagagagggagagagagagggggagatagggggggagagagaggggggagagagaggtgggagagacagagagaaggggagagagagagaagggggagagataggggggaagggggagagagaggggggagagagataggagagagagagaggtgggggagagagtgaggggggagagagaggagagagagcaaaagagagggggagagagagagagagggggggagggggagagagagataagggggagagaaaggggggagagagagggggagagagaggaaagagagggggtgagagagagagaagggggagagagaggagtgggggagagagaggagggcggagagagagaggggggagagagagaggggggagagagagagaagggggagagagagaagggggagagagagagagagagaggggggggagagagagaggggggggagggagaggggagagagataggagagagagagaggtgggggagagacagagagaaggtgagagagagggggagagagagagaaggggggagagagagagagagagagagaggggggggagagagagaggggggggagggagaggggagagagataggagagagagagaggtgggggagagagagagatgggggagagagtgagttggggagagagagagggggagagagagagggggagagagagcaaaagagagggggagagagagaagggagagagagagaaaggggagagagagggggggagacagagagaaggggagagagaggggggcggacagagagaaggggagatagagggagagagagagaggggggagagagagagaggggagagatagaggggagagagagaagggggagacagagagggagagagggagggagagagaagggggagagagaggggaggagacagagagaagggggagagaggggggggagagagagagagagagagagggggagagagagagagagagagagggggagagagggggggagagagagggggagagagagggggggagagagaggtgggagagacagagagaagggtagagagggggagagagagagaagggggagagagaggggggaagggggagagagagagagggggtgagaggggagagagagaggggggtgagaggggggaggagagagggagagagagataggagagagagaggtgggggagagagtgaggggggagagagaggagagagagcaaaagagagggggagagagagagagagagagagagagagggggagagaggggggagagaagggggagagagagagaaggggggaagggggagagagagagagggggtgagaggggagagagagaggggggtgagaggggggaggagagagggagagagagataggagagagagaggtgggggagagagtgaggggggagagagaggagagagagcaaaagagagggggagagagagagagagagagagggggagagaggggggagagaagggggagagagagagaagggggagagagagaaggggggggagagagagaggggagagagagagataggagagagagagagaggtgggggagagagtgagggggggagagagagaggggagagagagcaaaagagagggggagagagaggggggagagagagagaaaggggagagaggggggagacagagagaaggggagagagaggggggagagagggggggagagagggggggagagagagagggggggagagagggggggagagagagaggggggagagagagagaggggagagagagaggggagagagagagggagagagagaagggggagacagagagggagggagagagagagagagggagagagagaagggggagacagagagggagggagagagagagggagagagagaagggggagacagagagggagggagagagaagggggagagagaggggaggagacagagagaaggggggagagagagagagggggagagagagagggagagagagagggggagataggggggggagagagagggggagagagagggggggagagagaggtgggagagacagagagaaggggggagagagagagagaagggggagagagaggggggaagggggagagagagaggggggtgagaggggggaggagagaggggagagagagataggagagagagaggtgggggagagagtgagggggggagagagaggagagagagcaaaagagagggggagagagagaggggggggaggggggggggagagagagagaagggggagagagagggggagagagaggaaagagagggggtgagagagagagaaggaggagagagaggaatgggggagagagaggagggcggagagagagaggggggagagagagagaggggagagagagagaggggggagagagagagaagggggagagagagaaggggaagagagagaaggggggggagagagaggagggcggagagagagaggggggagagagagaggggagagagagagaggggggagagagagagaaggggagagagagaaggggggagagagagggagaaagaggggggagagaaagaaagggggagagagagaggggggtttgagagagggagagagagggggtgagagagagggggagagagaggggggagagacagagagaaggtgagagagagggggagagagagagaagggggagagagagagaagggggagagagagagagagagagggggggagagagaggggggggggagaggggagagagataggagagagagagaggtgggggagagagtgagggggggagagagagagggggagagagagcaaaagagagggggagagagagggggggagagagagagaaaggggagagagggggggagacagagagaaggggagagagagaggggggggagagagggggggagagagagggggggagagagagaggggggagagagagagaggggagagatagaggggagagagagagggagagagagaagggggagacagagagggagggagagagagagggagagagagaagggggagacagagagggagggagagagaagggggagagagaggggaggagacagagagaaggggggagagagagagagagggggggggagaggaggagagagggagagagagagggggagataggggggggggggagagagaggggggagagacagagagaaggggagagagggggagagagagagaagggggagagagagggggggaagggggagagagagaggggggaggagagagaggtgggggagagagtgaggggggagagagaggagagagagcaaaagagagggggagagagagagagggggggggggaggggggagagagagaagggggagagagagagaagggggagagaaaggggggagagagagggggagagagaggaaagagagggggtgagagagagagaagggggagagagaggagtggagacagagagaaggggagagagagggggagagggagagagagaagggggagagggagagagacagggagagagaagggggagagagaggggggagacagagagagagggagagagagaggggaggagacagagagaaggggagagagagagggagagagagagaggggggggagagagagagagagagggggagagaggagggggagagagagggggagagaggagggggagagagagggggagaggggagagaggtggggagagaggggtgagagagaggggtgagagagagaaaaagagagggggagagagcaaaagagagggggagagagagagagcaaaatagagggatggagagagagcaaaagagagggtggagagagagagagagcaaaatagaggcgggagagagacagagcaaaagagagggaggagaaagagagagcaatatagaggggggagagagagcacaatagaggggggagagagagagagaccaaaggagaggggagggagagagagagcaaaagagaggggagcgcaaaagaggggggagagaaagtgcaaaagagagggggggagagagagagcgcaaaagagaggggagagagagcgcaaaagagaggggggagagagagcgcaaaagagaggggtgagagggcgcaaaagagaggggtgagagagagagcgcaaaagagagggggggagagagagaggggagagagagagcaaaatagagggatggagagagagcaaaagagagggggggagagagagagagcaaaatagaggcggagagagacagagcaaaatagagaggggagagagagagagcaaaatagaggggggagagagagagaccaaaagagaggggagagagagcaaaagagaaggggagagagagagcaaaagagaggggggagagagagagcgcaaaagagaggggagagagagagagcgcaaaagagaggggggagagagagctcaaaagagggggagagagagagcgcaaaagagggggggagagagagagcacaaatgaggggggagagagagcgcaaaagagaggggggagagagagagctcaaaagagagtgggagagagctcaaaagagagtgggagagagctcaaaagagaggggggagagagagagagcaaaagagagggggagggagagagcgcaaggggtgggaccgctgtaccctgcaaaaaatggcccgtgtgaatgggatttaggactagtatatatatatttatttatttattttatatatggtGGTCAAGCGTTTCCCCATCTCTGACCACAGCTAAAATCTGGACTTTTTTATATCTAGTTACCCTAGGACATTTGTACAGATGCCGGAAATAAATGCAGGTTTCTGTGTTTTCAGTAAATGAACACCAAGCTAAAGAAGCCAGCTGCTGATTCTTACCTCGTAGTACTGCGCCAGTAGTTAGGACAATTATTGGTTTTACATTTTGCTCAGCAAATCCTACTGCACACAGCAGCACACTCGCACACCTCTGCTGTTTGTCTTCCTTTCCTTATTAGATGGCGCTAATAAATCTGCGCACACGGTTATGCGCATCACAGCTGCGCTTCACAGAATGTGACAAATCAATCACCTCGACTCTCCTCTTCCCCCTTCCACAATTCACACACTCCAGGCTCCGTGTCTCctcccgggctaagagctcccctggccagcaatttttttaaaatctgtGCTCACTGCTTCTGACTGTTTGTAAGTTAAGTTAAGATATATCAAGTTATATATATCCTGCAGAGCGATTTATCAGATTGAGGTCTTGAGTGATGTTCAATTACGAGTATTTCTACCATCTATGAACTATGAGAAGTAATTTAATCTTCCCTTGCACTCTGTTCTTTGACCAGTTTATCGTACTATTTTATGTATCTGATCAACAATGCTCTGATATTGTGTAATATATGCTTCAACTTGATATAATAAAGTtttttgaaactaaaaaaaaaaaaatctgtgctcactgctgcgccaggggagctcttagctcggggcatttgagggtagttccgggacacaggacatacagtcccagaccgggactgtcccgtgatcccagggcaggtggcaaccctatatacaacacacactcatgcaacacacaccccacatacactctcatacaacacacacacaacacacactcatgcaacacacaccactAGGGTGACTACGTGTCCCGGATTTTAAAGGTCTGTCCCGGGGTCCGGAGGGGGgtgtccctgaatggcagtttggaaatgtggtcaccctacacaccacacacattctcatacaacacacatgaacacaacacacactcttatacaacatacaccccacaaactctcatacaaacacaccacacacaatcttatacaacacacacacttatacaccacacacaatctcatacaacacacacacaacacactctcatacaaacttacaccacacactc is part of the Bombina bombina isolate aBomBom1 chromosome 6, aBomBom1.pri, whole genome shotgun sequence genome and harbors:
- the BCL2L10 gene encoding bcl-2-like protein 10 yields the protein MSDHIKQETSELLENYLQHCLCGVCAGEQQALSPAARTLRRVAGEMLSSNHSFFESCEKIHGDPREILKSVAAQLPENGGLNWGRVVSLIVFAGILTQKKRDHNAGTPKELAEVLSYFLTEEHRDWLQSNGGWDGFHKHFNKTGVRQQQESNTVSNALMAAAGFGLAGLAFLMAVR